Proteins encoded by one window of Xiphias gladius isolate SHS-SW01 ecotype Sanya breed wild chromosome 15, ASM1685928v1, whole genome shotgun sequence:
- the pcm1 gene encoding pericentriolar material 1 protein isoform X7: MATGGTPFDDSSEELHNWTVTNGSLEDRLNNMDWGVQQKKANRSSEKNKKKLSAAVVGSRLTNDISPESTPGAGRRRARTPHSFPHIKYTTQMSVPDQAELDKLRQRINFTDLDERSIGSDSQGRVTAANNQRQLAGENKKPYNFLPLHVNTNKSKELLPPSSSAPATPAITKETKKQSPGYRDTLTPVVPTKETQTPRLSHGGTERGPLVHREHGRGDPRIDSSQVVSKLIQIREYISKASSMRDDLVEKNDVPANVERLSHLIDHLKEQEKSYLRFLQKMLAQENEEDDVGTLDSAVGSGSLADSTSLNAEVRFSDASNAMSGRPEVVRADQKEELENLRKQHELLKKMLEQQEQLRALQGRQEALMAMQHSAEQALAVIEDTVVTETTGSVSGLSITSELNDELNELIQRFHNQLHDSQTKAVPDNRRQAESLSLSREVCWSRAPQAVGPPQHRPLLHSASGPHTGLDTGATAASAKLTKLQELQDKKQTMDKILQELHSLRDQTLNNNSCRGLSAQCSLSMGATSDCPSALCSNGASASTSFHPSLTQHQDSSNSTDKLRKLKEVHKRLNELRELVQYYEQTSDMMVDAVNENVKEDDDDDEEEDETEDGSMFEAMFDSEQENRQPVTNIRNPQSSGNWTDLNSLTNGRSVRSSGTNNRDSRLNTECEINNRSAANLRSLNIPSTIECQYNRDTPYNQVKDEDEDEDCIVNDAGAQAVAPDSEASGSSRRSSLGNNGGFSQKVHQQTAKQKLRQLQELVAMVQSDDTDGTTANEDEALHQQPNNTRATAARPLGAGSKQNPRDITLSSKASYSGHREKLYEEKLLQQKQELKQLHEERQRLIEIQGKIQDLQWACPDLQSTVSSTVSQQGLLKKVPVAVSTPATTQASLSSGPKTNSVVLKPTASEAATVTDSELWSEMRRHQILREELRQRRKHLESLMAEHQRRSGLSDSPCRNDDQDSLATPSQPVSRDERTMATWGSTPCHLDDDDDDDDDDNDDEYRSEMDAEEEEEQEECAESSSDDDIHIYSSSRNQCSYSNRNNQGSNLKPPPAYSGEGSGHLHNKTKAKQQQQQQQQQQQQQQQQQQQQQQQQQQQQSRSLNQSASQHGGTRRQENLRWASELSFAEGSCHWQEQVSQLQRQLDFSTSMCQTLLQDQQTLSYMLQTLLTGQYSVLPNNLSSPQVHLVMHQLNQCYTQLAWQQNNVQRLKQVLSDLLRQQQQQQQPSSSTADFNLYPLFPSAMGEFPQNATGHAAPDHQKQQLDPNTSIKTEYMSFPPPLQRSPLNTTTEKGPAAWLNMSYVNNTVQHQPSKIQPQESPSSSPTFINCHSRTQDFDQASEESFSSMPDPVDPTTITKTFKAGRKASAQANLASRSKTPNSKSRRRRSKGPSKNSEGHESDSVSSTADFVQERAVPSRPKDQNQSLLDKLTQEKLDSKTKLGNKRNDLSSAYAWRTPFLSNRIACTEAPDASSDFSLFEALRETIYSEVATLISQNESRPHFLIELFHELQLLNTDYLRQRALYSLQDIVTRHLAEKSAAEDQVPPLGPVVWAAGSQSELTPSESLATSDVSVHLFQEVVEKNLRLTQDTMKRDDAESVDNDSTMSTSSNLEPFANDDLGNTVIHLDKALARIREYERMKLKAEFNPCNASTAGAGGSEVSHAEHPSANPAEPVEGGAAGDVRCPQIDTQQLDRQIKAIMTEVIPFLKENMDEVCSLQLLTSVRRMVLTLTQQNDESKEFVRFFHRQLGGILQDSLSKFVGRTLKDCGEDLLVEISEILFNELAFFRLMQDLDNSSSIALAAKHKNKKRAEQSSKAKHSINENPIAGGDKSVSPAYSDEEKDQGDAEQEGDSTVQELYLQTEMKNNKSNDASEVEEEDEDEGIGKGMPLSISLSKAETQALTNYGSGEDENEEEEIEEFEAGPVDVQTSLQASADGQVEQEGTTASETQETKTEQRSPENDDEINKPVGTMNSKVDDITVAACQSPEEESKVGAAAASEENTAVSHGQDGPKESTTTSSPDTDSPVMINVDEMGSGNTSQKSDEEDFVKVDDLPLQLTVMCEEELQKRIVEEQQNNNLSVEILSGNTESLTGLVGNAQALKEPETVGAQSM; encoded by the exons ATGGCAACTGGAGGCACTCCTTTTGATGACAGTTCAGAAGAGCTGCACAACTGGACTGTAACCAATGGCAGCCTGGAAGACAGACTCAACAACATG GACTGGGGTGTACAGCAAAAGAAAGCCAACCGATCTTcagagaagaacaagaagaaattGTCAGCTGCCGTGGTGGGGAGCCGCCTGACTAATGATATTTCGCCAGAATCCACCCCTGGGGCTGGTCGCAGGAGAGCACGCACTCCTCATTCCTTTCCACATATCAAATACACCACCCAGATGTCTGTCCCAGACCAAGCTGAGCTAGACAAGCTGCGTCAGAGGATCAATTTCACAGACCTAGATGAG AGGAGCATTGGCAGTGACTCTCAGGGGCGTGTCACAGCTGCCAACAACCAGCGCCAGTTAGCTGGAGAGAACAAGAAGCCCTACAACTTCCTACCTCTGCATGTAAACACTAACAAAAGCAAGGAActactccctccctcctcctctgccccaGCCACCCCAGCTATCACCAAGGAAACCAAGAAACAGAGCCCAGGGTACAGGGATACGTTAACCCCTGTGGTTCCTACCAAGGAAACTCAAACTCCAAGGCTCAGCCATGGTGGCACAGAGAGAGGGCCCTTGGTACACAGAGAACATGGGAGAGGAGACCCGAGAATAGACAGCAGCCAG GTGGTAAGCAAACTGATACAGATCCGGGAGTACATCAGTAAGGCCAGCTCCATGCGGGATGACCTGGTGGAGAAGAATGATGTGCCAGCAAATGTGGAGCGTCTTTCTCATCTCATCGACCACCTCAAGGAGCAGGAGAAGTCCTATTTACGGTTCCTGCAGAAAATGCTG GCTCAGGAGAATGAAGAGGATGATGTGGGGACCCTGGACTCTGCAGTGGGCTCAGGTTCACTGGCCGACAGCACTTCTCTTAACGCTGAGGTTCGCTTTTCAGATGCCTCAAATGCTATG AGTGGTAGGCCAGAAGTTGTGCGTGCTGACCAGAAGGAAGAGTTGGAGAATCTGCGTAAGCAGCACGAGCTGCTGAAGAAGATgctggagcagcaggagcagctgaGGGCCCTGCAGGGCCGGCAGGAAGCTCTAATGGCCATGCAGCACAGTGCAGAACAGGCACTTGCTGTGATTGAGGACACTG TTGTCACAGAAACCACAGGAAGTGTTTCGGGCCTAAGCATCACATCAGAACTGAATGATGAGTTAAATGAATTGATCCAGCGGTTCCACAACCAGCTACATGACTCTCAG ACTAAAGCAGTGCCAGACAACCGTCGTCAGGCAGAGAGTCTTTCCCTCTCCAGAGAAGTGTGCTGGTCTAGGGCTCCCCAAGCTGTTGGCCCACCTCAACACAGGCCACTCCTCCACTCTGCCTCTGGCCCACACACTGGGCTAGACACTGGAGCAACAGCAGCCAGTGCAAAACTCACCAAGCTCCAAGAGCTCCAGGACAAAAAGCAAACCATGGACAAGATCCTGCAGGAGCTGCATTCACTCAGAGACCAGACTCTCAATAATAATTCAT GTCGTGGCTTGTCAGCACAGTGCAGTCTCAGTATGGGAGCAACTTCGGATTGTCCATCTGCTCTCTGCTCTAATGGGGCCTCTGCTTCCACTTCCTTTCATCCTTCACTCACACAACACCAGGACAGCTCCAACTCCACAGACAAGCTCAG GAAGCTAAAGGAAGTCCACAAGCGTTTGAATGAGCTGCGGGAATTAGTTCAGTACTATGAGCAGACTTCTGATATGATGGTGGATGCAGTCAATGAGAATGTgaaagaggatgatgatgatgatgaagaggaagatgagacGGAGGACGGTTCTATGTTTGAGGCAATGTTTGACTCTGAGCAGGAGAACCGCCAGCCTGTCACTAACATCAG AAACCCACAGAGCAGTGGGAACTGGACAGACTTGAACAGCCTGACCAACGGGCGCAGTGTCAGGAGCAGCGGCACTAACAACCGGGATAGCAGACTCAACACTGAGTGTGAGATCAACAACCGGTCGGCGGCCAATCTCCGCAGCCTCAACATACCCTCAACCATAG AGTGCCAGTACAACAGGGACACACCCTATAACCAGGTgaaggatgaggatgaagatgaggattGTATTGTAAATGATGCAGGGGCACAGGCTGTGGCTCCAGACAGTGAGGCATCGGGGTCTAGTCGGAGGAGCAGCCTTGGGAACAATGGAGGTTTTTCCCAAAAGGTTCATCAACAGACAGCGAAGCAAAAACTACGGCAGTTGCAGGAACTGGTGGCCATGGTTCAG AGTGACGACACAGATGGTACTACAGCTAATGAAGATGAAGCTTTACACCAACAGCCAAATAATACCAGAGCTACTGCAGCTAGGCCACTTGGGGCTGGATCTAAGCAGAATCCCAGAGACATTACTCTCTCTAGCAAGGCCAG CTACTCTGGACACAGGGAGAAGTTGTACGAGGAGAAGCTGCTTCAGCAGAAACAGGAGTTGAAGCAGCTCCATGAAGAGCGCCAGAGACTCATTGAAATCCAAGGCAAGATCCAGGACCTCCAGTGGGCTTGCCCTGACCTCCAG TCGACGGTTTCCAGCACAGTGAGTCAGCAAGGTTTGCTGAAGAAGGTCCCAGTTGCAGTTTCCACTCCAGCCACTACCCAGGCTTCTTTATCATCTGGACCCAAAACCAACTCAGTTGTGCTTAAACCCACTGCTTCAGAAGCAGCAACTGTCACTGACAGTGAG CTTTGGTCAGAGATGCGTCGCCACCAGATCCTGCGGGAAGAACTGCGCCAACGCAGAAAACACTTAGAGTCCTTGATGGCTGAACACCAGAGGCGTAGTGGTCTCAGTGACTCTCCCTGCCGGAATGACGACCAAGACAGCCTTGCTACACCCTCACAACCTGTCAGCAGGGATGAAAG GACAATGGCTACCTGGGGTTCCACTCCCTGCCaccttgatgatgatgatgatgatgacgacgatgacaatgatgatgaatatCGCTCAGAGatggatgcagaggaggaggaggagcaggaagaatGTGCAGAGAGCAGCTCTGATGACGACATCCACATCTACTCTTCGAGCAGGAACCAGTGCTCTTACAGTAACAGGAATAATCAAGGAAG TAACCTGAAGCCTCCACCAGCCTACTCAGGTGAGGGTAGTGGGCATCTTCATAACAAGACTAAggccaagcagcagcagcagcagcagcagcagcagcagcaacagcagcagcaacagcaacagcagcagcaacagcagcagcagcagcagcagtccagaAGTTTGAACCAGTCAGCGAGCCAGCACGGAGGTACACGACGGCAAGAAAACCTGCGATGGGCTTCAGAGCTTTCCTTTGCTGAGGGCTCATGCCACTGGCAGGAACAGGTTAGCCAGCTGCAGAGACAGCTGGATTTCAGCACCAGCATGTGTCAGACACTCCTGCAGGACCAGCAG ACACTGTCATACATGCTGCAAACCCTGCTGACAGGTCAGTACAGCGTGTTACCCAACAACTTGTCATCACCACAGGTCCACTTGGTCATGCACCAGCTCAACCAGTGTTACACCCAGCTGGCTTGGCAGCAAAACAATGTACAAAG ACTTAAGCAGGTCCTGAGCGACCTCCTTcgtcagcagcaacagcagcagcagccttccTCTTCAACAGCAG ACTTTAACTTGTATCCACTGTTCCCTTCCGCCATGGGTGAGTTCCCTCAGAATGCGACAGGTCATGCCGCGCCTGACCACCAGAAGCAGCAGTTAGACCCCAACACCTCTATAAAAACAGAGTACATGAGTTTCCCTCCTCCACTTCAGCGCTCTCCTCTTAACACGACAACAGAAAAAGG ACCGGCTGCCTGGCTTAACATGTCCTACGTAAACAACACAGTCCAGCATCAACCATCTAAAATACAGCCACAAGAgtcaccctcctcctcccccacttTCATTAACTGCCACTCCAGAACTCAAGACTTTGACCAGGCCTCAGAGGAAAGCTTCAGCAGCATGCCTGATCCTGTTGACCCCACCACCATAACAAAGACTTTCAAGGCTGGGCGTAAGGCCTCTGCACAAGCCAACCTGGCCTCGCGCAGCAAGACTCCCAATTCTAAGAGTCGTCGGAGGAGGAGCAAAGGGCCCAGCAAGAACAGTGAAG GCCATGAGAGTGACAGTGTTAGCAGCACAGCGGACTTTGTCCAGGAGAGGGCAGTCCCGTCTCGTCCGAAGGATCAGAATCAGAGTCTGCTGGACAAGCTGACTCAAGAGAAACTAGACAGCAAGACTAAGCTTGGGAATAAAAGAAATGACCTTTCGTCTG CCTATGCTTGGAGAACACCCTTCCTCTCTAACAGAATTGCATGCACAGAAGCACCAG ATGCAAGCAGCGACTTCTCACTGTTTGAGGCACTGAGGGAGACCATTTACTCTGAGGTGGCTACCTTGATATCCCAGAATGAGTCCCGACCACACTTTCTCATCGAGCTCTTCCATGAGCTGCAGCTGCTCAACACAGACTACTTACGGCAGAGGGCACTCTATTCCCTCCAG GATATAGTGACCAGGCACCTGGCAGAGAAGAGTGCAGCTGAGGACCAGGTGCCCCCTCTTGGTCCTGTGGTATGGGCTGCAGGCTCTCAATCTGAGCTGACACCCAGCGAGAGTCTGGCTACCAGTGATGTA AGTGTTCATCTTTTTCAGGAGGTCGTAGAGAAGAACTTGAGGCTCACACAGGACACAATGAAGAGGGATGATGCAGAATCTGTGGACAATGACAGCACTATGTCAACCTCCTCCAACCTGGAACCATTTGCTAACGATGACCTGG GCAACACGGTGATTCATTTAGACAAAGCTCTGGCCAGAATTAGGGAGTATGAGCGCATGAAGCTTAAGGCTGAATTTAACCCCTGCAACGCCAGCACTGCAGGTGCAGGTGGCTCTGAAGTCTCACATGCTGAACACCCCTCTGCTAACCCTGCTGAACCAGTGGAAG GAGGTGCAGCTGGTGATGTGCGCTGTCCTCAGATTGACACGCAGCAGTTGGATCGTCAGATCAAAGCCATCATGACAGAAGTCATTCCCTTCCTTAAG gAGAACATGGACGAGGTGTGTTCCCTCCAGCTGTTGACATCTGTGCGGCGCATGGTCCTCACTCTCACCCAACAAAATGATGAAAGCAAGGAGTTTGTCCGCTTTTTCCACCGACAGCTGGGAGGCATCCTGCAG GATTCTCTTAGTAAATTTGTTGGCCGCACTCTCAAGGACTGTGGAGAGGACCTTCTGGTGGAGATCTCAGAGATTCTCTTCAATGAACTGGCCTTCTTTAGGCTCATGCAGGATTTGGACAACAGCAGTAGCATTGCTTTGGCagccaaacacaaaaataaaaagagggcTGAGCAATCCAGTAAAGCAAAGCACAGTATcaat GAAAATCCAATAGCTGGTGGTGATAAATCTGTTTCTCCAGCCTATTCAGATGAAGAAAAg gacCAAGGTGACGCTGAGCAGGAAGGCGATTCTACAGTCCAGGAgctttaccttcagacagagatgaaaaacaacaagagCAATGACGCTTCAGAGGttgaagaggaagatgaggatgaagGGATTGGAAAGGGAATGCCTCTGTCAATCA GTCTTTCCAAAGCAGAGACTCAGGCCCTGACAAACTACGGCAGTGGGGAGGatgagaatgaggaggaggaaatcgAGGAGTTTGAGGCCGGTCCTGTTGATGTCCAAACCTCCTTGCAGGCTTCTGCCGATGGACAGGTGGAGCAGGAG GGGACAACAGCCAGTGAAACCCaggagacaaaaactgaacagaggAGTCCAGAGAATGATGATG AAATCAACAAGCCAGTTGGGACGATGAATTCCAAAGTAGATGACATTACCGTAGCAGCGTGCCAGAGTCCTGAGGAGGAGAGTAAAGTTGGggcagctgctgcttcagaagaaaacactgcagtttCTCATGGTCAGGATGGCCCCAAGGAGTCAACCACTACTAGCAGCCCAGACACAGACTCACCCGTCATGATCAATGTAGAT GAGATGGGGTCAGGTAACACCAGTCAAAAGTCTGATGAGGAAGACTTTGTCAAGGTGGATGACTTGCCATTGCAGCTTACAGTCATGTGTGAG GAGGAGCTTCAGAAGAGAATAGTGGAGGAGCAGCAGAATAACAACCTGTCTGTTGAGATCCTCAGTGGGAACACTGAATCGCTGACTGGGCTGGTGGGAAATGCACAGGCACTGAAGGAACCAG